One segment of Solanum lycopersicum chromosome 1, SLM_r2.1 DNA contains the following:
- the LOC101250624 gene encoding F-box/kelch-repeat protein At3g23880, which produces MKMKEIPTLPQDIIIEILIRLPLKTLLKFRSVSKSWLYLLSDAQFHKTHISFSTNNPKFTDYTLAAIPTLSGLGKICHVYTISSENSSVIVSKHGCPSKTLSLSAWILGSCNGLICLTSDSFNLMLLNPCTGKFSLFPDLMIEYEVGDGGVHIRYGFGYDASTDDYKVVKMFSFPRIDNEGRHVNMVSVYSLKGSSWSSIQGFDSGHVNGNVAVFANGVLHWEGCYDYVSGGVSSEIVTLDLAKERYGRIALPRYEGGGIHWTLGESRGRLVACCNYESDKADMWVLKEYGVEKTWTKVVTISSPDDRRVSISPLFVAENGDEVLVKLGTEVTLYNSRNASFKRIADYVSMDDFLQVQVTTYLESLASPHI; this is translated from the coding sequence atgaagatGAAAGAAATACCAACTCTTCCTCAAGACATCATCATTGAAATTCTCATCAGGTTACCTCTCAAAACTCTCTTGAAATTCAGGTCTGTTTCCAAATCATGGCTTTATTTACTCTCAGATGCACAATTCCATAAAACCCATATCAGTTTTTCTACGAACAATCCCAAATTTACCGACTACACCCTTGCTGCTATACCCACTCTTTCTGGTTTGGGCAAAATTTGTCATGTCTACACTATAAGCTCTGAAAATTCATCTGTTATTGTGTCTAAACATGGGTGTCCTTCTAAGACTCTGTCTCTCTCGGCTTGGATTTTGGGGTCTTGTAATGGGTTAATTTGCTTAACTTCTGATTCCTTTAATTTAATGTTATTGAACCCGTGTACTGGAAAGTTTAGTTTATTTCCTGATTTGATGATTGAGTATGAAGTTGGTGATGGTGGTGTGCATATTCGATATGGGTTTGGTTATGACGCATCTACGGATGATTATAAGGTTGTTAAGATGTTTAGTTTTCCTCGAATCGATAATGAGGGAAGACATGTTAATATGGTTAGTGTTTATAGCTTAAAGGGTAGTTCTTGGTCAAGTATTCAGGGTTTTGATAGTGGTCATGTAAATGGAAATGTTGCTGTGTTTGCCAATGGGGTTCTTCATTGGGAAggatgttatgattatgtttcgGGTGGTGTTTCGTCGGAGATTGTTACGTTGGATTTGGCTAAAGAGAGATATGGGAGGATAGCTCTGCCTAGGTATGAAGGTGGAGGTATTCATTGGACATTAGGTGAATCGAGAGGGCGTTTAGTTGCTTGTTGCAATTATGAATCAGATAAGGCAGATATGTGGGTGTTGAAGGAATATGGTGTAGAGAAAACATGGACTAAAGTGGTTACCATTTCATCACCGGATGATCGTAGAGTTAGTATCTCGCCGTTGTTTGTGGCAGAGAATGGTGATGAGGTTCTGGTGAAGCTTGGCACAGAGGTGACACTGTACAATTCAAGGAATGCATCATTCAAGCGAATTGCCGATTATGTGTCTATGGATGATTTTCTTCAAGTTCAAGTGACTACCTACTTAGAGAGCCTTGCTTCACCTCATATTTAG